In the genome of Pelobacter seleniigenes DSM 18267, one region contains:
- a CDS encoding DUF1847 domain-containing protein encodes MSKETSATPVPSCAVCSVAVPERFCRQEKGRAPANCPSTRSPELIRESLEILKAHPEVLEFARQASIQEAEGYGDRDKGYAQVRPIKPRIQETVEFARKMKFKRIGLVFCLGMRKEAEIINKIFTDNGFETVSVMCKAGAVSKEEIGLLREQQINPDDFESMCNPILQALAANHHETEMNVIFGLCVGHDALFLKYATAYNTVLASKDRLLAHNPLAAIYQYEGYFRYLQGEL; translated from the coding sequence ATGTCCAAGGAAACTTCAGCAACTCCAGTGCCGAGCTGCGCCGTTTGTTCGGTCGCTGTCCCAGAGCGTTTTTGTCGCCAGGAAAAAGGGCGCGCACCGGCCAATTGCCCCTCCACCCGTTCGCCCGAGCTGATTCGGGAGTCTCTGGAGATTCTCAAGGCTCATCCCGAGGTGCTTGAGTTTGCCCGCCAGGCATCCATCCAGGAAGCCGAAGGTTACGGCGATCGCGACAAAGGCTATGCCCAAGTCAGACCCATCAAGCCGAGAATTCAGGAAACCGTCGAGTTTGCCCGCAAGATGAAGTTCAAGCGGATCGGTCTGGTGTTTTGCCTTGGCATGCGTAAGGAGGCTGAAATCATTAATAAAATATTTACTGATAATGGTTTTGAAACCGTCTCGGTGATGTGCAAGGCCGGGGCGGTTTCGAAAGAAGAGATCGGTCTGCTTCGTGAACAGCAGATCAATCCGGACGACTTTGAGTCTATGTGCAATCCTATTTTGCAAGCATTGGCCGCCAACCACCATGAAACCGAAATGAACGTTATTTTCGGCCTCTGCGTCGGTCATGATGCCCTGTTTTTAAAGTATGCCACCGCTTACAATACCGTGCTGGCCAGCAAGGACCGGCTGCTGGCGCACAATCCTCTGGCAGCCATCTATCAGTATGAGGGCTACTTCCGTTACCTGCAGGGAGAACTCTGA